A single window of Pseudomonas lutea DNA harbors:
- a CDS encoding succinylglutamate desuccinylase/aspartoacylase domain-containing protein, with protein MKTIEDVRASLKPYPIEVEFPDITPWKDSATGVDYVHSFDSGVAGPHVLIMALTHGNEVSGAITLDRFLKKGLRPRQGRLTLAFGNVEAYHHFNPQDIDATRYLDEDMNRVWLESRLDGPEQSRELRRARELRPIIETVDLLLDIHSMHEEAAPIMMSGACKKGLRMAAELGVPEHVIADAGHKNGCRLRDFQGFGDESSAKNALLIETGQHVSAVSTKVALDTAARFLMLTGTVSEADVADFLQPVKPAPQRFLEVTEPIVAKTMDFRFVEDFKGLEQIKHAGTVIAMDGDDPVVTPYDNCVLIQPSVRHLGEGVTVVRLAKVIDAP; from the coding sequence ATGAAGACCATTGAAGACGTGCGAGCGAGCCTCAAGCCCTACCCCATTGAAGTCGAGTTTCCTGACATCACGCCGTGGAAAGACAGCGCCACCGGCGTTGACTACGTGCACAGTTTCGACAGCGGCGTGGCCGGGCCGCACGTACTGATCATGGCGCTGACCCATGGCAATGAGGTCAGTGGCGCGATCACCCTCGACCGCTTCTTGAAGAAGGGCCTTCGCCCGCGCCAGGGCCGCCTGACGCTGGCGTTTGGCAACGTCGAGGCGTACCACCATTTCAACCCGCAAGACATCGACGCCACGCGTTATCTGGATGAGGACATGAACCGGGTCTGGCTGGAGAGCCGCCTCGACGGCCCCGAGCAGAGCCGCGAATTGCGCCGCGCCCGGGAATTAAGGCCGATCATCGAGACGGTGGATCTGCTGCTGGATATCCACTCCATGCACGAAGAAGCAGCGCCCATCATGATGAGCGGCGCCTGCAAAAAGGGTCTGCGGATGGCGGCCGAGTTGGGCGTGCCAGAGCATGTGATTGCCGACGCAGGGCACAAAAATGGTTGTCGTCTGCGCGACTTTCAGGGGTTCGGTGACGAGTCGAGCGCGAAGAATGCCCTGCTGATCGAAACGGGACAGCATGTGTCGGCTGTCAGCACAAAAGTCGCTCTGGATACCGCGGCGCGTTTTCTGATGCTGACCGGCACCGTGAGCGAAGCCGACGTGGCGGATTTCCTGCAACCGGTCAAACCGGCGCCGCAGCGCTTTCTGGAAGTGACCGAACCGATCGTTGCCAAGACCATGGATTTCCGTTTTGTCGAAGACTTCAAAGGGCTGGAGCAGATCAAACACGCGGGCACCGTCATCGCGATGGATGGTGATGACCCGGTGGTCACCCCGTACGACAACTGCGTGCTGATTCAGCCCTCAGTCCGTCACCTGGGCGAGGGCGTAACCGTCGTTCGCCTGGCAAAGGTAATCGACGCGCCGTGA
- a CDS encoding MFS transporter, which yields MTASSSAMNAPLAARKRGPWKEIVAASIGNALEFYDLLIYGYFAVVIGKLFFPSDNETTSLLLSVASFGISFLMRPLGAIVLGSYADRAGRKASLTMSILIMMIGTAMITFTPSYEQIGLAAPLLIVVARMLQGFSTGGEFGAATAFMVEHAEPRRRGFFASWQLSTQGLATVLAAGVSALLSYVLTDVQLSDWGWRVAFGVGLLIGPVGFYIRSQIDETPDFKKVAADTPKKTPLRDVLVKGHLSLLLAIGVVAGATAFNYVHKLYMPTYALKQLHIAATSSYLGALVTGLTLMVMAPVFGTLSDRFGRFRVLTVALLITGLSSYPMFVLLNHFPSVTNLLLVQAVVGVLIAASLGPIPAMLADIFPTSIRGTGLALSYNFSVTLFGGFAPLIVTWMIDATGSKLAPSFYVIGTALISVLAVICLGRRMRNAGHSSGDRAFH from the coding sequence ATGACCGCATCATCATCCGCAATGAACGCTCCGCTCGCCGCCCGCAAGCGTGGCCCCTGGAAAGAGATCGTCGCCGCCAGCATCGGCAACGCGCTGGAGTTCTACGACCTGCTGATCTATGGCTACTTCGCTGTGGTGATCGGCAAGCTGTTCTTCCCCTCCGACAACGAAACCACCTCGCTGCTGCTAAGCGTCGCCTCGTTCGGCATTTCATTTCTGATGCGCCCGCTCGGTGCCATCGTGCTGGGCTCTTACGCTGATCGCGCCGGCCGCAAGGCATCGCTGACGATGTCGATTCTGATCATGATGATCGGCACCGCCATGATCACGTTCACACCGTCCTATGAACAGATCGGGCTGGCTGCGCCGCTGCTGATCGTCGTGGCGCGGATGCTTCAGGGCTTCTCGACCGGGGGCGAATTCGGTGCGGCCACGGCGTTCATGGTGGAACACGCCGAGCCGCGGCGGCGCGGTTTTTTCGCCAGCTGGCAGCTGTCGACCCAGGGCCTGGCGACCGTATTGGCGGCAGGCGTCAGCGCATTGTTGAGCTATGTGCTGACGGATGTGCAGCTCAGCGATTGGGGATGGCGCGTCGCTTTCGGGGTCGGCCTGCTGATCGGCCCGGTGGGTTTCTACATCCGCAGCCAGATCGACGAGACGCCGGACTTCAAAAAGGTCGCCGCCGACACGCCGAAGAAAACACCGCTGCGCGATGTGCTGGTCAAAGGGCACCTCAGCCTGCTGCTGGCCATTGGCGTGGTGGCCGGCGCCACCGCCTTCAACTACGTTCACAAGCTCTACATGCCGACCTACGCGCTGAAGCAGTTGCACATTGCAGCGACCTCCTCGTACCTCGGCGCGCTGGTGACAGGCCTGACGCTGATGGTGATGGCGCCGGTGTTCGGCACCCTCTCCGATCGTTTCGGTCGCTTCAGGGTGCTGACCGTTGCGCTGCTGATCACCGGCTTGTCGTCCTACCCGATGTTTGTGCTGCTCAATCACTTCCCCAGTGTCACCAACCTGTTGCTGGTGCAAGCGGTGGTTGGCGTGCTGATCGCCGCCAGCCTTGGCCCGATTCCGGCGATGCTCGCCGACATCTTTCCCACCAGCATTCGCGGCACCGGCCTGGCCCTCAGCTACAACTTCTCGGTCACGCTGTTCGGCGGCTTTGCCCCGCTGATCGTGACGTGGATGATCGACGCCACCGGCAGCAAACTCGCCCCGAGCTTCTATGTGATCGGCACCGCGCTGATCAGCGTGCTCGCCGTCATCTGCCTGGGCCGTCGCATGCGCAACGCCGGTCACTCCTCAGGCGACCGTGCCTTTCATTAA
- a CDS encoding LysR family transcriptional regulator, which translates to MQLEWLEDFIELAQVRSLSRAAENRCVTHPAFGRRIRALEDWAGVALIERKQPLSLTPAGLLFLDAATQALERLNTVRAQFQDSGRYQDTPLRIATGRTLASDFFPDWYETLTARFGVFPVSIVTSGAQEAIRRLAAREVDLLLIFSSPQTHLLIDPDRFESMTLTTEALLPVSAPLADGSPQFAISSDGQGPVVPWLALSPSLTLRGALARHLAGLPQRLSLRMIYEADSYEAILEMARRGNGLAWLPRMAVRKALDAGDLVIAAGPQYQFSFDISLHRLRANRGERLMNIWNGLLEDAPMTGAEEKI; encoded by the coding sequence ATGCAGTTGGAATGGCTTGAAGATTTCATTGAACTGGCGCAGGTGCGCAGCCTGTCGCGGGCGGCCGAGAACCGCTGCGTCACCCATCCGGCGTTCGGCCGCAGAATCCGTGCATTGGAGGACTGGGCCGGAGTAGCGCTGATCGAGCGCAAGCAGCCGCTGTCATTGACGCCCGCCGGCCTGCTGTTCCTGGACGCTGCCACTCAGGCGCTCGAGCGACTGAATACGGTCAGGGCGCAGTTTCAGGATTCCGGCCGCTATCAGGACACGCCCCTGCGAATCGCCACGGGCCGTACGCTGGCCAGCGACTTCTTTCCGGACTGGTACGAAACCTTGACCGCACGGTTTGGCGTATTCCCGGTTTCCATCGTGACCAGTGGCGCCCAGGAGGCGATCAGACGGCTCGCCGCCCGCGAGGTCGACCTGCTGCTGATTTTCTCCAGCCCTCAGACCCATCTGCTGATCGACCCTGACCGTTTCGAGTCCATGACGCTGACCACCGAGGCATTGCTGCCGGTGAGTGCGCCGCTGGCCGACGGCTCCCCGCAATTTGCCATCAGCTCGGACGGCCAGGGCCCCGTGGTGCCGTGGCTGGCGTTGTCGCCCTCGCTGACCCTGCGCGGCGCCCTCGCCCGGCACCTTGCCGGTCTGCCGCAGCGGCTGAGCCTGCGCATGATCTACGAAGCCGATTCGTACGAGGCGATCCTTGAGATGGCCCGGCGCGGCAACGGCCTGGCCTGGCTGCCGCGCATGGCAGTCAGGAAGGCGCTCGACGCCGGCGACCTGGTCATCGCCGCCGGCCCCCAGTATCAATTCAGCTTTGATATCTCGCTGCATCGGCTGCGCGCCAACCGCGGCGAGCGGCTGATGAACATCTGGAACGGGCTGCTGGAGGATGCACCAATGACGGGCGCCGAAGAAAAAATCTAA
- a CDS encoding PQQ-dependent sugar dehydrogenase, with the protein MKHSYALTALSMALLLSACGGEKNTDEAHGPDPKMPEAQRGLLPSMKIAEPAAWGDQKPTVPEGYSISAIADDLRVPRQTLVLPNGDILVAEGKGGADAPKLKPKDVIASYIKAQGNTKVKGGNRLTLLRDADGDGKYELKTVFAEGLNAPYGLAYANGKLYVANQDALVRFDYVEGQTKASGAPVTVTELPSQINHHWTKSLAITPDGNTLYVGIGSNSNVTERGMEVELERARIWQIDAQTGAHKPYATGTRNPTALKIQPGTGKLWAVANERDELGPDLVPDYLTSIREGGFYGWPYSYWGQNVDPRAQPQDPAKVAAAIKPDYSLGSHVAALGLDFSIPEMGGKFADGVFVGEHGSWNRDNPVGYKVVFVPFSNGKPSGDPVDFATGFQGKDGKTHGRPVGVTVDPRGALIIADDLSNTVWRVTRNR; encoded by the coding sequence ATGAAACATTCCTACGCACTGACCGCCTTGTCCATGGCACTTTTGTTGAGTGCCTGCGGCGGCGAAAAAAACACTGACGAAGCCCATGGCCCGGACCCGAAAATGCCTGAAGCGCAGCGCGGTTTGCTGCCCAGCATGAAGATCGCCGAGCCGGCTGCCTGGGGTGACCAGAAGCCGACGGTGCCGGAGGGTTACAGCATATCGGCGATCGCCGATGACTTGCGCGTGCCACGCCAGACGCTGGTATTGCCCAACGGCGACATTCTGGTGGCAGAAGGCAAAGGCGGCGCCGATGCCCCCAAGCTCAAGCCCAAGGACGTGATTGCCAGCTACATCAAGGCGCAGGGCAATACCAAGGTCAAAGGTGGCAACCGCCTGACCTTGCTGCGCGATGCAGACGGTGACGGCAAATACGAGCTGAAAACCGTCTTCGCCGAGGGCCTCAATGCCCCCTACGGCCTGGCGTATGCCAACGGCAAATTGTACGTCGCCAATCAGGATGCGCTGGTGCGCTTTGATTACGTCGAAGGCCAGACCAAAGCCAGCGGTGCACCGGTCACCGTCACCGAGCTGCCGTCGCAGATCAACCACCATTGGACCAAGTCACTGGCGATCACGCCCGATGGCAACACCTTGTATGTCGGTATCGGTTCGAACAGCAACGTCACCGAGCGCGGCATGGAAGTTGAGCTGGAGCGCGCCAGAATCTGGCAAATCGATGCGCAGACCGGCGCGCACAAACCCTACGCCACCGGCACGCGCAACCCGACCGCGCTGAAAATCCAGCCGGGTACCGGCAAGCTCTGGGCGGTCGCCAACGAGCGCGACGAGCTGGGCCCGGACCTGGTGCCGGACTACCTGACGTCGATCCGTGAGGGCGGCTTTTACGGATGGCCCTACAGCTATTGGGGCCAGAACGTTGACCCGCGCGCCCAACCGCAGGATCCCGCAAAAGTCGCTGCGGCCATCAAACCGGATTACAGCCTTGGGTCCCACGTGGCCGCCCTCGGCCTGGACTTCTCAATCCCTGAAATGGGTGGCAAATTTGCGGATGGCGTGTTCGTCGGTGAGCACGGCAGCTGGAACCGGGATAACCCGGTGGGCTACAAGGTCGTGTTCGTGCCCTTCAGCAATGGCAAACCCTCGGGCGACCCAGTGGATTTCGCGACGGGCTTTCAGGGCAAAGACGGCAAGACCCATGGCCGACCTGTGGGTGTGACAGTGGACCCTCGCGGCGCGCTGATCATTGCTGACGACCTGTCCAATACGGTGTGGCGAGTGACCCGCAACCGCTAA
- a CDS encoding DUF2231 domain-containing protein has translation MTDTAYPHYRVLPGPLHAILLAGTVPLFLGGLLSDIAYYNTYLIQWSNFASWLIAGGELFCGLALLFALVNLIRANPKKGRPTVYFLLLLVTWCLGLVNAFEHAKDAWAMMPSGLILSVIVTALSCISAVIGLTNLRSGGAR, from the coding sequence GTGACTGACACAGCCTACCCTCACTACCGGGTTCTACCCGGTCCGCTGCATGCGATCCTGCTGGCAGGAACGGTGCCGCTGTTTCTCGGCGGATTACTCAGCGATATCGCCTACTACAACACTTACCTGATTCAGTGGAGCAACTTTGCTTCGTGGCTGATCGCCGGAGGCGAGTTGTTTTGCGGGCTGGCGTTGCTATTTGCCCTGGTGAACCTGATCCGGGCCAACCCGAAAAAAGGCCGCCCGACGGTGTATTTTCTGCTGCTGCTGGTGACCTGGTGCCTGGGCCTGGTGAATGCTTTTGAACACGCCAAGGACGCTTGGGCAATGATGCCCTCGGGCCTGATCCTGTCGGTCATCGTGACCGCGCTGAGCTGCATTTCGGCGGTGATCGGCCTGACCAACCTTCGTTCGGGAGGCGCACGATGA
- a CDS encoding histidine kinase famiy protein, with product MDNPTYADLSGSGRHIFFAAVATTRMPMSVTDPNQPDNPIIFANGAFLELTGYSTDELYGRNCRLMQGADTDPQAIALIRDAVNAKSEISIELLNYRKDGSSFWNALFVSPVYNEAGELIYYFASQLDVSRRRDAEEALHQSQKMEALGQLTGGIAHDFNNLLQVMGGYIDLADRAVAKPELDTGRVQRNLAMTRHAIDRATTLTQQLLAFSRKQKLEGRVINLNNLMDFAHSTVERVMGDGVILESRLHDGLWNSRVDPAQAELALLNIIINARDALAGRSNATITFETRNVDIAEADASHYDGMPAGRYVCLAITDNGCGMPEDVRTRVMEPFFTTKEEGKGTGLGLSMVYGFARQSGGTVRIHSEAGAGTTLRLYFPADAAGLCLAEEQTKARVLSGNESILIVEDRTDVAELARMVLEEQGYQTETAGNGADALALLASGRAFDLLFSDVVMPGGMNGMALARAVRKSYPTMKILLTTGYAEAFVSPADRVGDEFPVLAKPCSPDVLAARIRQALEAPDESG from the coding sequence GTGGATAATCCAACCTATGCAGACCTGTCGGGGTCGGGCAGGCATATTTTCTTCGCGGCCGTGGCAACCACCCGCATGCCGATGTCCGTCACCGATCCCAATCAGCCTGACAACCCGATCATATTCGCCAACGGGGCGTTTCTGGAGCTGACCGGCTATAGCACTGACGAGCTGTACGGCCGCAACTGCCGCCTGATGCAAGGCGCCGACACTGACCCACAAGCTATTGCGCTGATTCGAGATGCGGTGAACGCCAAATCGGAGATATCCATCGAACTGCTGAATTACCGCAAGGATGGCTCCTCTTTCTGGAATGCCTTGTTCGTGTCCCCGGTCTACAACGAGGCCGGCGAGCTCATCTATTACTTCGCTTCCCAGCTGGACGTGAGCCGCCGGCGGGATGCCGAAGAGGCGTTGCACCAATCACAGAAGATGGAAGCGCTGGGTCAACTCACGGGTGGCATCGCCCATGATTTCAATAATCTGCTGCAGGTGATGGGCGGTTACATCGACCTGGCCGACCGCGCCGTGGCCAAGCCGGAGCTCGATACCGGGCGCGTCCAGCGCAACCTGGCGATGACCCGACATGCCATTGATCGGGCAACCACCTTGACTCAGCAACTGCTGGCGTTCTCCAGAAAGCAAAAGTTGGAGGGGCGGGTCATCAACCTCAACAACCTGATGGACTTCGCCCATAGCACGGTCGAGCGTGTGATGGGCGACGGAGTCATCCTCGAAAGCAGGCTGCATGACGGCCTGTGGAACTCACGGGTCGATCCGGCCCAGGCCGAGCTGGCCTTGCTGAACATCATTATCAACGCCCGCGATGCGCTGGCGGGCCGCAGCAACGCAACGATCACCTTCGAGACCCGCAACGTGGATATCGCCGAAGCTGATGCCAGCCATTACGACGGAATGCCTGCCGGGCGCTACGTCTGTCTTGCGATCACCGACAATGGCTGCGGCATGCCCGAGGACGTCAGGACCCGTGTGATGGAACCGTTTTTCACCACCAAGGAGGAGGGCAAGGGCACGGGCCTTGGCCTGTCGATGGTGTACGGGTTTGCCAGACAGTCGGGCGGGACCGTGCGCATCCATTCTGAAGCGGGGGCGGGCACCACCTTGCGCCTGTATTTTCCGGCAGACGCCGCAGGGCTCTGCCTGGCGGAAGAACAGACTAAAGCTCGGGTGCTCTCCGGAAACGAGTCGATACTCATCGTTGAAGACCGCACGGACGTGGCCGAACTGGCACGCATGGTGCTGGAAGAGCAGGGTTACCAAACCGAAACGGCGGGTAACGGCGCCGATGCGCTGGCGCTTCTGGCCAGCGGACGAGCGTTCGATCTGCTGTTCAGCGACGTTGTCATGCCCGGCGGGATGAATGGCATGGCACTGGCCCGGGCAGTCAGGAAATCCTACCCCACCATGAAGATACTGTTGACCACCGGCTATGCCGAGGCATTTGTGAGCCCGGCTGACCGGGTGGGAGACGAGTTTCCCGTGCTGGCCAAACCTTGCTCGCCCGACGTCCTGGCTGCCAGGATTCGACAGGCGCTCGAAGCGCCTGACGAGTCGGGCTAA
- a CDS encoding sensor histidine kinase produces the protein MSETDYTGPFPPVDTMAMIPVILRLVKQTTGLRFSAVARVTADQWVAYAVDDSVRLDIRPGDERVVHETLCNEVRLRRRSLACGAGMRELANGPYEPENHIPRDRLQSHISVPIITSTGLFVGTLCGLDPEPQNFNDTSVIETLELFAQLLASHLELHTQLNDSQSELGVAEETGRLREEFVAVLGHDLRTPISAVRLSAELLQARVEEQHSRKLVDAIHSSTLRMSALIEDVLDFTRCRLGAKFVINLSRVDNLFEALTPVIAEIRHAHPKADVVYRFGAARPVRCDFGRISQLVSNLLSNAVHHGAPGGPILINGHVDDQSMVLSFSNEGAAIHADQIDLLFKPFTRAEGENKSAGLGLGLYICSQIAESHGGELHVHSDDRHTVFTVRLPLLVDSVEPMPA, from the coding sequence ATGTCCGAAACCGATTACACAGGCCCGTTTCCTCCCGTTGATACGATGGCCATGATTCCGGTGATTCTGCGTCTGGTGAAGCAGACCACGGGGCTGAGGTTTTCAGCGGTGGCACGGGTCACGGCGGATCAGTGGGTGGCCTATGCGGTGGACGACTCGGTGCGCCTGGACATCAGGCCGGGTGACGAACGCGTGGTGCACGAGACGCTGTGCAATGAAGTGCGGCTGCGCCGGCGGTCACTGGCATGCGGTGCCGGCATGCGCGAGCTGGCGAACGGCCCATACGAACCGGAGAACCACATACCCCGAGACCGTCTGCAGAGCCATATTTCGGTGCCCATCATCACCTCTACCGGGTTATTCGTCGGCACGTTGTGCGGCCTCGACCCCGAACCGCAGAACTTCAATGACACCAGCGTGATCGAGACCCTGGAGTTGTTCGCCCAACTGCTGGCCAGTCATCTGGAGCTGCACACCCAGCTGAATGACAGTCAGTCCGAGCTGGGCGTTGCCGAAGAAACCGGGCGCTTGCGCGAAGAGTTTGTCGCCGTCTTGGGCCATGACCTGAGGACGCCCATCAGCGCTGTACGCTTGAGTGCAGAGCTGCTTCAGGCGCGCGTTGAGGAGCAGCATTCCAGAAAACTGGTCGACGCCATCCACAGCAGCACGCTGCGCATGTCTGCCTTGATCGAAGACGTGCTCGACTTCACGCGCTGTCGTTTAGGCGCAAAGTTCGTGATAAACCTGAGCCGTGTCGACAACCTTTTCGAAGCCCTGACGCCGGTGATTGCCGAGATCAGGCATGCCCATCCCAAGGCCGATGTGGTCTACCGGTTCGGCGCCGCCAGGCCGGTGCGGTGCGATTTTGGCCGGATCAGTCAGTTGGTTTCCAATCTGCTTTCCAATGCCGTTCATCATGGAGCCCCAGGCGGGCCGATCCTGATCAACGGGCATGTCGACGACCAAAGCATGGTGCTGTCGTTTTCCAACGAAGGCGCCGCCATTCACGCCGACCAGATCGATTTGCTGTTCAAGCCGTTCACCCGTGCCGAAGGCGAAAACAAGAGCGCGGGCCTGGGGCTGGGGCTGTACATCTGCTCGCAAATCGCCGAGTCCCATGGGGGCGAGTTGCACGTGCACTCCGATGACCGCCACACGGTGTTTACTGTGCGTTTGCCGCTGCTTGTGGATAGCGTCGAACCCATGCCGGCCTGA
- a CDS encoding GNAT family N-acetyltransferase produces MTLHLRQAVISDLPAIYRGEEAYIRQWEPQHEAAWRSQTERHLTQWVENFERMTVAVLNNQFAGYSLWARAGDCAELYTLHVADTLRRSGIGTALLEGFVKAASGQGFTRLCLSVRPDNPAKGIYERAGFQCTGTAANGYLTYERRS; encoded by the coding sequence ATGACGTTGCATCTGAGGCAGGCAGTCATCAGCGACCTCCCGGCGATCTACCGGGGTGAAGAGGCCTACATTCGCCAATGGGAGCCGCAGCACGAAGCCGCGTGGCGCTCTCAAACCGAGCGACACCTGACGCAATGGGTGGAGAATTTTGAACGGATGACCGTCGCTGTTTTGAACAACCAGTTTGCGGGCTATTCGTTATGGGCCCGCGCGGGCGATTGTGCGGAGCTCTACACCCTTCACGTAGCGGACACGCTGAGGCGCAGCGGCATCGGTACGGCACTGCTTGAGGGTTTCGTGAAAGCGGCCTCCGGGCAGGGCTTCACTAGGTTATGCCTGAGTGTGCGCCCTGACAACCCGGCGAAAGGGATCTACGAGCGCGCCGGTTTCCAGTGCACGGGAACTGCGGCGAACGGGTATCTGACTTATGAACGCCGCAGCTGA
- a CDS encoding GNAT family N-acetyltransferase, protein MTYAIEHYCLRTLGLDDAEALHHYERVNRDFLQPWEPERDEHYFSLSNARARVEQQLESMAAGRSVCFVLVDPKRGAMLGRCNYTHIIGGAFQACYLGFSLAQALQGQGLMKRSLEAGNRHCFEQIGLHRIMANHLPRNVRSERLLASLGFEKEGYARAYLKIAGVWEDHVLRALTNPLDSSG, encoded by the coding sequence ATGACCTACGCCATTGAGCATTACTGCCTGCGAACGCTTGGCCTCGATGACGCCGAGGCCCTTCATCATTATGAAAGGGTGAACCGCGACTTCCTGCAACCCTGGGAACCCGAGCGGGATGAGCACTATTTCAGCTTGAGTAACGCCAGGGCCCGAGTGGAACAGCAACTGGAGTCCATGGCCGCCGGGCGCTCGGTCTGCTTTGTTCTGGTCGACCCCAAGCGCGGAGCGATGTTGGGGCGGTGCAATTACACCCACATCATCGGGGGGGCTTTTCAGGCCTGCTATCTGGGCTTTTCACTGGCGCAGGCGCTGCAAGGACAGGGCTTGATGAAAAGATCACTGGAAGCAGGCAACCGTCATTGTTTTGAGCAAATCGGGCTCCACCGGATCATGGCAAATCATCTGCCGCGCAACGTCCGCAGCGAGCGTTTGCTGGCGTCTCTGGGGTTTGAAAAGGAAGGGTATGCCCGGGCCTATCTGAAGATTGCCGGCGTGTGGGAAGACCACGTATTGCGAGCGCTGACGAACCCGCTCGACAGCAGCGGCTGA
- a CDS encoding sensor domain-containing diguanylate cyclase, whose translation MLLYSKSTRLSSSALTKALIGFITLVGLSLILATVWQMTQSRRERVDSTKTEVSNIVRAAEQQAQDTFRQADNTLRDLIERVEHDGLALDQRARLKKLMARSVENVEGIQALFIYDAQGNWIVSSFPQNTPAKNNSDRAYFAFHREHTDESIHIGSIVESRTTGDKVIPISRRINAPDGTFAGVALATVPVDYFQTFFERMDVDDKGVIFLALNNGDLLARRPTLAALMTTNLAKGDIFSLYLSKADSGTAVIQSVVDGVERIYAYRRVAGLPIVVAAGVSCEHVFAPWWAYAWRSMAMIGLIIAALGLLGMLLYRQIQQLMTAERELNIARGDLEVIAQTDSLTLMANRRCFDTALQKEWARAGRNNSSLAIILLDIDWFKQYNDHYGHLQGDECLKQVARVIGSSVNRASDLAARYGGEEFVVLLPETDLAGAMSIAEKIRLSIVDALIEHSASPIGNLTISSGVVAISATRNSPYRAALEEVDRLLYSAKTKGRNRVEGRSIQASAAPSSSRGVAPLTLDVIAP comes from the coding sequence ATGCTGCTGTACTCGAAATCAACAAGGCTTTCATCTTCCGCGCTGACCAAGGCCCTGATTGGTTTCATTACCCTGGTCGGCCTGTCGTTGATTCTTGCCACGGTGTGGCAGATGACGCAATCGAGAAGAGAGCGCGTCGACTCTACCAAAACCGAAGTGTCCAACATCGTCCGAGCCGCCGAGCAACAGGCGCAGGACACCTTTCGCCAGGCGGACAACACCTTACGCGACCTCATCGAGCGGGTGGAGCATGACGGCTTGGCGCTGGACCAGCGAGCCCGGCTCAAGAAGCTGATGGCGCGAAGCGTCGAGAACGTGGAGGGCATCCAGGCGCTGTTCATTTACGATGCCCAGGGCAACTGGATCGTGAGCTCTTTCCCCCAGAATACGCCCGCGAAAAACAACAGTGATCGCGCCTATTTCGCTTTTCACCGCGAGCACACTGACGAGTCCATTCACATTGGTTCGATCGTGGAAAGCCGCACGACGGGCGATAAGGTCATCCCCATCAGTCGGCGTATCAATGCGCCCGACGGCACATTTGCGGGGGTGGCGTTGGCAACGGTACCGGTTGACTACTTTCAGACGTTTTTCGAGCGCATGGATGTCGACGACAAGGGTGTAATTTTCCTGGCGTTGAACAACGGCGACCTTCTGGCGAGGCGACCTACCCTGGCCGCCCTGATGACGACCAACCTCGCCAAGGGCGATATTTTTTCGCTCTACCTGTCGAAGGCCGACAGCGGTACGGCTGTCATCCAGTCGGTGGTGGACGGGGTCGAAAGAATCTATGCCTACCGCCGAGTGGCCGGGCTGCCCATCGTCGTGGCGGCGGGTGTCTCATGCGAGCATGTATTTGCGCCCTGGTGGGCCTACGCCTGGCGGTCGATGGCGATGATCGGCCTGATCATCGCGGCGCTGGGGTTGCTTGGCATGTTGCTGTATCGACAGATACAGCAGTTAATGACGGCGGAACGTGAGCTGAACATTGCCAGAGGCGATCTGGAAGTCATCGCCCAGACGGACAGCCTGACGCTCATGGCCAATCGGCGGTGCTTCGACACAGCGTTGCAAAAGGAGTGGGCGCGAGCCGGCCGGAATAATTCCAGCCTTGCCATCATCCTGCTGGACATCGACTGGTTCAAACAATACAACGATCACTACGGCCATCTGCAGGGTGACGAATGCCTGAAACAGGTGGCGAGGGTCATTGGCAGCAGCGTTAACCGAGCGTCGGATCTTGCGGCCAGGTATGGCGGTGAGGAATTCGTCGTGCTGCTTCCGGAAACCGATCTGGCCGGGGCGATGAGCATCGCTGAAAAGATCCGCTTATCCATCGTTGACGCGCTGATTGAACACTCGGCCAGCCCCATCGGCAATTTGACGATCAGTTCCGGAGTGGTGGCCATCAGTGCCACACGCAATAGCCCCTATAGAGCTGCGCTGGAAGAGGTAGACCGGCTGCTCTACAGCGCGAAAACCAAGGGTCGCAACCGGGTCGAAGGCCGTTCCATCCAGGCTTCAGCCGCGCCGTCGTCATCGCGAGGCGTTGCGCCGCTGACGCTGGACGTCATCGCTCCTTAG